Within Fusobacterium gonidiaformans ATCC 25563, the genomic segment CAAAGCAATGGCAGCTTTTGTCATAGCAAATGGAGCTTTGGCAATGGGAAAACGAGTAACGATGTTTTTTACATTTTGGGGACTTTCTATTTTGAAAAAAGAAAATCCTATTGCGGTGAAAAAATCTTTTATAGATTGCTTGTTTAGTGTTTGTTTACCAAAATCTTGGAAAAATTTACCTTTATCGAAGATGAATTTTGGAGGATTGGGTGCAAAGATGATGCAAGTTATCATGAAACGAAAAAATATTGAAAGCTTAGATTCTTTAATTCAAAATGCAAAAGAAAATGGAGTACATATCATTGCTTGTACCATGTCGATGGATGCTATGGGAATTGTGAAGGAAGAATTATTAGATGGTATTGATTTTGGTGGTGTTGCTCAATATTTAGGAGCTGCTAATGAAGGAAATCCAAACTTGTTCATTTAATGAAGATAGTAGTTTTCGAAATACTGTGCTATAATAGGAGACAAAAAGGAAATGAAATATAAGGAGGCTTATAAATGATATACAAAGATTATCATATACATTCAGAATTTTCAGGAGATTCTAATCAAAATATAGAAGAGTTGATAGAACATTGCATTTCTATTGGATTGAAAGAGATTGCCATTACAGATCATTCTGAATACGGAATTCAAGATATGCCTCCTGCGTTTATTTTAAATTATTCTCAATATAATGTTAAAATTCAAGAATTACAAGAGAAATATCGAAAGAAAATTTGTTTACGATATGGAGTAGAAGTTGGAATGGATGTTCAAGTAAAAGAGTATTTTGAAAGAAATATCAATTCCTATCCTTTTGATTTTATTATTGGTTCTAATCATGCTATTCATAGTTTAGACATAGCCTCAAGCAACATTACACTGGGGAAAACAAAGCAAGAATTACAAGAATTATATTTTCAGACTCTTCTTCACAATATTCAAAATTACCATGATTTCTGTGTGTTAGGACATATGGACTTTATTACTCGCTATGGAGGAGAAAAATTTAGAGGCCTAAATCTCAAAGAAAATTGGGATATCATTCAAACAATATTACAACATTTAATAAAGTATGGTAAGGGGATAGAAATTAATACTTCAGGTTTTCGCTACCATGAAGAACGTTTTTATCCGTTACCGGAGATTATAAAAGAATATTTACGTCTAGGAGGGGAAATTATTACAGTAGGTTCTGATGCCCATATCAAGAGTCACATTGCTATGGATTTTCAAAGAGTAGAAGACTTTTTAAGAAGTATTAACTATCCTTATATAGCTTCTTTTGAAAAACGAAAAGCCATCATTGAAAAAATATAATTTAAATATTTTTTGTTATCGCATGTTTTTATTTTATACGTTGAAAATTTCTACATAAAAATGTTATAATGAAAACGAATATAAAATGTGAGGAGGATCCATGGACAAAAAATTGGAAAATAAAATCGAAAAATTTTATGAAAAAGACAACATTGAAGGAGTTTTAGAATTATTGGATACTCTTCCTGAATGGGGAAAAGAAGAATACGGAGAATATGCAAGAGCTTTAAATAATATAGGTAGACCTGAAGAAGCTTTAGAGTATTTAATGAAAGAAGAAGCAAAAGAGGATACATTTATATGGAATTATAGGGTATGCTATTCTTATTCCTTGTTAGAAAATTGGGAAAAAGTAATATTTTACGGTAAAAGAGCTTTGGAATTAGATAAAAAATACGAAGAAGATATTTGTTATTTTTTAATAGAAAGTTATGAGGCTTTAAAAAAGCCGGACGAAGTGATTCAAATTTTAGAGAATCATCCTGACATGGATGAAATCGATTGGAATTCTTTCTATGGGAAAGCTTTGGTAGAAAAAAATGAAAAGAAAAAGGCAATTCCTTATTTGAAAAAAGCTGTTTCCCTTTGGAAAAAATATGATACTGAGTTTAATTGGGACGGAGAAGAAGTAACGAAACTTTTGGCAAAGCTTTATTATGATTTGAAGATGACAAAAGAATTCGAACAAATGAAAAAAAAGTATCATTATTCAGAAGCTAATTTTGATATCAGTAAATATACGAAAGAAGAAGAAGAGCAAGTTATTTCACATATTGAAAAATATTTTGGAAAAATTGAAAAAAGAATTCCGGATTTAGATGCTGAGCACGTCAATATAGATATCTTAATTATTCCAGCCAGTACAAAGCATCCTTATACGACTTTAATGACTTTGGGTATGGGTGGAAGATTTATGGATGGAACTCCGGAAGAACTCATTCCAGATAAGTTTGGCTATGATGAACTATTTTTGTGCTTACCGGATGATTGGGAATTCGGTTTAGATACTATGTGGGCTGTTCAATATCTTTTAGACATGGCCAGATTTCCTTTTAGCAATAAAAGTTGGCTAGGGGCGGGGCATAGTATTTCTTATGATATTTACCTAGGGAATAGTAATTTTACAGGATTTATGATAACTTATCCTTACGAGTATGGAATGGAGGCTTTTCAATTAGATATTACAGAAGAAAAGAGAATTCATTTTTATAATATTGTTCCTTTATACACGGAAGAGTTAGATTATAAACAAGAAGTAGGGTTTGAAGAATTGGAATCTTTATTTGTAAAAAGTCCAATGGTTACCGATATTCATCGAGCTAATGTAGCTTTGAATGAAAATATTTCAAATATAGAGGATGGAGAAGAAGAAACAGAAGATTATCAACAAATTCTGTATCAATAAAACGATGAAAAAAATATTATTACTTTTGTTACCGGGAGTAGAAAGTATGGAATTTTCTCCATTTTTAGATATTTTCGGTTGGAATGAAATGTTGGGAAGTAAGGATATCCATTTAGAACTTTGTACTTTGGAAAAAGAAGTTTCTAGCTCATGGAATTTAAATTTGAAAGTGGAGAAACAAATTCGGAATATAGAATTAAGAGATTATATTGCAGTTGTAATTCCAGGAGGCTTTGGAAGCTATCATTATTTTGATACGATTGAAAATACAGAGTTTCGATCCTTTATTCAAAAAGCAAAGAAAGAGGAACTTTATATTTTAGGAATTTGTACAGGAAGTATTTTATTGGCGAGTACAGGATATTTTGCTAATAAAAAAATGACAACATACTTATATGAAAATGGAAGATACTCAAAACAACTTTCTCAATACCAAGTAGAGTTTAAAAATACAATGATTTGTAAAGATGATAAACTATGGACTTCTTCCGGTCCATCGACTGCAATACCTATGGCTTTTGATTTATTAGAAGAACTAAGCTCTCGAAAAAATCGAAAGTATATAGAAGCAATTATGGGGTTTTAAAAATATACAATAAAAAGGAGAGATTTTATGAAAATTGAAAAAAACAGAGTTGTGACCTTGGAATTTAAAGTGTATGACAAAGAAAGTCATGAGTTACTGGAAGATACCCAAGATGTAGGACCTTTTATGTACATCCAAGGAATTGGAGCTTTTGTACCAAAAGTAGAAGAATTCTTAGAAGGAAAAGAAAAAGGGTTTAAAGGAAGCTTAGATCTAGGTATGGAAGATGCTTATGGAGATTATGATGAAGATTTAATTGAAGAAATGAAAAGAGCTGATTTTGAAGAATTTGATGACATTTATGAAGGAATGGAATTTGTGGCAGAAATGGATGACGGCTCTGAAGTGATCTATACAGTCACTGAAGTAGATGGCGATAAAATTATGACAGATGGAAACCATCCGTTTGCAGGTAGAAACTTAACATTTGAAGTATTGGTAACAGGAGTTCGAGAAGCAGAAGAGAAAGAATTAGAACATGGACATGTTCATTTTCATGGATTTGAAGACTAGGAGGAGCTATTTTGAAGAAGATAGGATTGGGAGCAGATCATGGAGGATTTGCATTAAAAGAAGTCATTAAAAAGCATTTATTAGAAAAAGGATATGAAGTTGAAGATTTTGGAACTCACTCAACAGAATCAGTAGATTATCCAAAATATGGAAAGCTAGTAGCACATGCTGTGATTGATAAAAAAGTAGATTGTGGAATTTTGGTATGTGGAACCGGAATTGGAATTTCGATTGCAGCGAATAAACTATCAGGAATTCGTGCAGCTCTTTGTACAAATGTCACCATGGCTAAACTAACAAGACAACACAATGATGCTAATATTCTTGCTTTAGGAGGAAGAATTATTGGAGATGTTGTTGCTTTAGAAATTGTTGATACTTTCTTAACGACTGAATTTGAAGGTGGAAGACATAGTAGAAGAATAGAAAGTATTGAATCTTGTGAATTATTCTAAAAATAATTTATTTCCTGGAGGTTTTTTATGGCATCTATTTTTACAAAAATAATCAATCGAGAAATTCCTGCAGATATTGTCTATGAAGACGATTTAGTAATTGCTTTTCGAGATATTGCACCTGCAGCAAAAGTACATATTTTATTTGTGCCAAAAAAAGAAATTCCTACTATCAATGATATCCAAAAGGAAGATGAAACTTTAATTGGATATATTTATTCTGTTATTGCAAAGAAGGCAAAAGAATTAGGAATGGCAGAACAAGGGTATAGAGTTGTTTCGAACTGTAATGAATATGGAGGACAAACAGTATTTCACATCCATTTTCATTTGTTAGGCGGAGAACCCTTAGGTACTATGGTATAAAATTTCAAAAAATAAGACTATAAAAATACAGGAAAAGTACAAGTTACTCTTCCTGTATTTTTTTTAAATAACGATAAATACTTGTTGTAGAACAGGATAGCTTTTTTGCTGTAAATACAATCGCTTCTTTTAGTTGGAATATCCCTTTTTTTTCTAATTCATACACAATTTTTTCTTTTTCTTTTTTATTAGGTCGAATCAAAGGAAAATGTAATTCCTGAGAGACTTCTTGAAATATTTTTTCCATCATCATTTCAATAGTATTATCTTGTGTCTCTTCTTTCTTTTGTGACTTTAGCTCATCAAGTAAAATATTGTAAGAAATATCCGATAAATAATTTTGAACAAACAGATCTGGGTGGATTGTTCTTAATAACTGACAATGAATTTCATGAAAACAACTATCATCAAAGTTAATACAAAGTACTCCTATTACTTTTTTAGAATCTCGAATGAGAATACTTGAAGAACGAATTTTTTTACCATTTTTTAATAAAACAGTGTGGTTTATCATGTTGTTTTCCCCATGACGTGTCTTATTTTTTAAAAGTTCTAATGTTTCTTCTGACAAAGGATTTCCTAAAATTCTATTACTGATTTCTCCGTTAGCGATGGCAATCATTTTGAGCTTTTCTCCTATCACTTCATGTAAGACAATTTCATAGGAAGGACCTAAGGTTTTCCCTAAAAATAATACGAGTGATTGATAGTGAGCCAATAATTCTTTTTTCATAATGTCTCCTTATTTTTTCGTTAGTCTATTTTGGCGAGAATTTATTTGACAATATTTTATCATTGTGATAAAATATTGTCAATCTAGAAGAAAAACGAAAATAGAGTATTTTAATAGTTTTAATTGATTGTTAAAAGAACATAAAATTTTTTCTTCTGATATTTTTATAGAAGAATGCTGTCCGCTAGGCAATTTCATTGACGACCGGGGTATCATCTAAATTTTTAGGAGGTAGATGTACTTATGAAAAACTATGAACTTAATGTTCCGGCACCAAAATCATTCTCTTATGTAAAAAGAAATATTCCTGAAGTAACGGTAGAGCAACGGGAAAGAGCTTTGAAGGCTACTCATTATAATGAATTTGCATTTCCTGCTGGAATGCTAACCGTGGATATGCTATCGGATTCCGGAACTACAGCTATGACAGATCAACAATGGTCAGCTATGATGCTGGGAGATGAATCTTATGGACGAAACAAAGGATACTATGTCTTATTAGATGCTATGAGAGATTGTTTTGAACGGGGAGATCAACAAAAGAAAATTATTGATTTAGTTCGGACAGACTGTAAAGATATTGAAAAAATGATGGATGAAATGTATTTGTGTGAATATGAAGGTGGATTGTTTAACGGAGGAGCAGCACAATTAGAACGTCCAAATGCTTTTTTAATGCCACAAGGTCGTGCTGCAGAATCTATTTTATTTGAAATTGTGAAAAAAATCTTGGCAGTCAGAGCACCAGGGAAAGTATTTACAATTCCATCTAATGGACATTTTGATACCACAGAAGGAAATATTAAACAAATGGGTTCTGTTCCTAGAAATCTTTATAATAAAAAATTATTATATGAAGTTCCTGAAGGAGGAAAATATGAGAAGAATCCTTTTAAGGGAGATATGGATATCAATAAACTTCAACAATTGATTGATGCTGTTGGTGTGGAAAATATCCCTATGATTTATACAACAGTTACTAATAATACAGTATGTGGACAAGCAGTATCTATGAAGAGTATTCGAGAAACTTCTAAAATTGCACATAAATATGAAATTCCATTTATGTTAGATGCTGCAAGATGGGCAGAAAACTGTTATTTTATTAAGATGAATGAAGAAGGATATGCTGACAAATCTATTCCTGAAATTGCAAAAGAAATGTTCTCTTATTGCGATGGATTTACTGCTTCTTTAAAGAAAGATGGACATGCAAATATGGGAGGAATCTTAGCGTTCCGAGATAGAGGATATTTCTGGAAAAAATTCTCTGATTTTAATCCGGACGGATCCGTAAAAACAGATGTAGGAATTCTTTTAAAAGTAAAACAAATTTCCTCTTATGGAAATGATTCCTATGGAAGTATGTCCGGAAGAGATATTATGGCCTTAGCAGCTGGACTTTATGAATGTTGTAATTTCAGTTATTTACATGAAAGAGTAGAACAATGTAATTATCTTGCAGAAGGTTTCTATAAAGCTGGAGTAAAAGGAGTAGTCATTCCGGCTGGTGGACATGGAGTTTATATCAACATGGATGAGTTCTTTGATGGAAAAAGAGGACATGATACCTTCGCAGGAGAAGGATTTAGTTTGGAACTAATTCGACGATACGGTATTCGAGTTTCTGAATTAGGAGACTATTCTATGGAATATGATTTAAAGACTCCTGAACAACAAGAAGAAGTAGCAAACGTAGTAAGATTTGCTATTAACAGAAGTATGTATTCACAAGAACATTTAGACTATGTTATCGCAGCTGTAAAAGCTTTATATGAAGATAGAGAAAATATTCCTAATATGAGAATTGTGTCCGGACATACTTTACCGATGAGACACTTCCATGCATTCTTAGAACCATATGCAAATGAAGAAAAATAACATAAAATAATTGCTGTAAATTTGCTTAAGCAAGAATATCCTCTCAAATCTAGATTTTATCGATATGAGAGGATATTTTTGAATTCATATTCAGAATAATATAAGGGGGCAATATGCAAGAAAATACTATAATGGAAAAAAGAGATGGATTTCATTCAAAATGGGGGTTTATTTTAGCTTGTATTGGGTCTGCAGTAGGAATGGGAAATATTTGGAGATTCCCTATTTTAGTTTCTGAATGGGGAGGAATGACTTTTTTAATTCCTTATTTTATCTTTGTTATTTTGATTGGATCAACTGGGGTTATAGCAGAATTTGCTTTAGGTCGTGCAGCGGGGGCTGGACCGGTAGGTGCCTTTGGTATGTGTACGGAAATGAAGGGTAATCGGAAAATAGGAGAAGCCATTGGGATTATTCCAGTTTTAGGATCTTTGGCTCTTGCAATTGGATATTCTTGCGTAATGGGATGGATTTTTAAATATACATGGTTATCTATCGATGGGACTATGTTTGCTATGCAAGGAAATATGGAAGTTATTGGTTCTACCTTCGGACAAACTGCTTCTGCTGGTGGGGCGAATTATTGGATTGTAATAGCTCTTATTGTTAGTTTTGGAATTATGTCTATGGGGATTGCCGGTGGAATAGAAAAGGCGAATAAAATTATGATGCCAATTTTATTTATTTTATTTGTTTTCCTAGGAATTTATATTGCATTTCAAGAGGGGGCTTCTGATGGATATAAATATATATTTACAGTAAATCCGAAAGCTTTATGTAATCCTGTTCTTTGGATTTTTGCTTTTGGACAAGCTTTCTTTTCTCTGTCAGTTGCCGGAAATGGTTCTGTTATTTATGGTTCTTATTTAAGTAAGACGGAGGAAATTCCAGGTTCTGCTAAAAATGTTGCTTTTTTTGATACTTTAGCAGCTTTGTTAGCAGCATTTGTTATTATTCCTGCTATGGCAATTGGAGGAGCGGAATTGTCTTCTGGAGGACCAGGACTTATTTTTATTTATTTGGTAAATGTTATGAATAATATGGCAGGTGGAAGAATTATTCAAGTTGTTTTTTATATTTGTATTTTGTTTGCAGGAGTTAGTTCTATTATCAATTTGTATGAAGCTCCTGTAGCTTTTTTACAAGAGAAATTTAAAACATCTAGAGTAATGGCAACAGCTATCATTCATATTGTAGGGTTGATCGTTGCTATTTCTATTCAAGCTATCGTCTCTACTTGGATGGATATTGTTTCAATCTACATTTGTCCTTTAGGAGCATTACTTGCTGGAATTATGTTTTTCTGGATTGCTGGAAAAGACTTTGTAGAAGATGCTGTGAATACTGGATCAGATAAAAAAATTGGCTCTTGGTTCTTTCCGGCCGGAAAATATTTGTATTGTTTCCTAGCTTTGATAGCTTTAATTGCTGGGGCTATTTTTGGAGGAATTGGATAAAAAATTAAAATATAAGAACTAAAAAAGGAGCACTCAAAGGCTCCTTTTTTAGTTAGACTTTATGAATACAACGACCATCAGCTTGGTGCATAGGTGTCATGGTAATTTCAGGGATTTGTACATTATCCGGAAGGTTACAAATATAGACAATGGTATCAGCAATATCTTCCGGGGTTAAAGACTGAATTCCGGTATATACTTTTCTAGCTCTTTCCTCATCTCCTTTAAATCGAACATTACTGAAATTAGTTTCTACTATGCCCGGTTTTATATTTGTAATTTTAATGGGAGTATCTACTAAATCTATTCGTAAGCCATCGCTCAAAATTTTAATAGCTGCTTTACTTGCACAATAAACAGCTCCACCTGCATAGGCAGAATCTCCGGCAACAGAACCTAAGTTCACAATGATGGAAGCTTTTTTATGACTAAGCATAAGAGGAATGATAGCATTTGTCACATAGAGCATACCTTTTACATTGGTATCGATTACCGTATCGATGTCGTCTGAGCTATTTAAATATTCCTTATCTAATCCAAGGGCAAGACCGGCATTGTTCACCAAAATTTCGATATTTCTCCAAGAGAGAGGTAACATTTCTATACTTCGTTTTACATCTTCTGCATTTCTGACATCTAATCGAAGAGTGAATACCTGAATATGATACTCTTTTTCTAAAAATGTTTTTAATTCTAGTAGAAGATTTTCTCTTCTGGCAGTTAAGATAAGATTAACTCCTTCTTTTGCGAAAGCAATAGCTGTTGACTTTCCAATCCCACTTGTAGCTCCTGTAATAAAAGCAATTTTACCAAATAGACGATTTTCACAATTCATAGTTTGATAACTCCTTTCTTTTTTCTTTATTCATAGTTTAGCTAATTTCTGAAGAAAATACAAGAAAAATAAAAAAAGAACAGGATTTTATTCCTGCTCCTTTCACTCTTTATTTTTCATATTTTTCTAAAAATAGAAGAATTCCTTCTTCTTTATGAATCTTACAATCCACTCCATAGCTTCCAGTATCACAAGAACCTTCCCAATTAGCTCAAACATTTTATTTTTTCCTCTAAAATAAAAAAAGAGCCGTATGGCTCTTCTTATTTGAATTTTTTCTTATACTGAACTTTTATGAAGTTTCTGACAAACTCGGACATGGAAACATTTTCAATTTTAGAAAGTTTTTCAAGTTTTTTATATGTTTCTTCATCTAATCTAATTCTTAACATTAGATTTTTTTTAGAGTCTGTAGGTCGCCCCATTTTGCTCTTTTTTCCTTCCATATTTTTTCTCCTTGACTTTTTTGAAAAAACAGGATAATATAGAGTTACCAAGAATGCATTGAAATAAGGACTTCTAAACTATTATGTTAAGAGTCCTTATTTTTTTTATTTTTAATCCATTTATAAAGCTTATAGAGATACTCTATAGTTTTTACCACTACAAATATCTTGAAAGCTATTTCCCACCACTTGTCATACATATTCTTACCTCCTTTTGTTTGTCAAGAGGGAGGGGAGGAAAGGGGCTAACGCCCTCTGAACCTCCTAATCACTTTGATCAGCCACTTTGCAATTTTTATAATGTACTCTATTGTGGCACATATCATTATGATTATCTCCCAAGAATGCATTTTTCATTTACATTCCTCCCCTCTTGAATATATAATAATATATGTAGCCACATAAATAAAGAACTTTTTTTATTTTTTTAAATCTTTTTTTGCTTGTTTATACAAGTCTTTTAGCTTATTTTTCTTATATTTATTCCTTAAAAATAAATACACTCCACCAGTCGCTAAAATCAACACAGTAAAATAAAGTTACCACACCCAAAATTACAGAAAGAAGGTGATCCCATTGTTACAAGAAATCTTCCTTTCAATGTCCTTGCTGTGGGCATTCCCATAAATTCCCTATTACTTGCAAAACTAGACTTTGCCCTTTGAAAAAGAAAGAACTCTATATCTCATATTCTTCCAAAGCCTAATAACTCTATTAGGCTTTTTCGCATGCCCAAAAATAGATTTTCTCTTTCTCCAAGATAAAAGAAAGGTTTGCTTTCAAAAAATAGCAATATTTTTTCCTTCCTTTTCCATTTATAATTTCCTAAAAAATAAAAAAGGGAGTACGTTTCTCCCTTTGAACTTTGTTTTGATATAGATATTATTAGTTCAATTTTTCCAAAAATGCTTTTCCTGGTCTGAATTTGATGGATTTTCTAGAAGGAATTTTTACTTCTTCCCCAGTTTTAGGGTTTCTTCCTAATCTTGGAGCTCTTTCTACTACTTCTAATTTTCCCCAGTTTGTAATACTGAAAGAACCATCATTAATAATACATTCTTCCATTAAAGAAAAGATAGTTTCAATATTTCTTTCAGCTTCTGCTTTAGAAGAATAAACTCCGTTATCAAATAATACTTTTGCAAACTCTTTTTTTGTCATTTCTTACGTCCTCCTAAATTTAATATATGCAACAATTTATATCATAAATTCCATATTAAGTCAATGTTTCTTTGATTTTTTTCTTTTAAAAAGAATAAAAATAGTGTAGAATAGTAATAGAGATTTAAGAAAAGCCTTGATAAGGAATAAACAGGTGGTAAAATGATGAAATTAGCGAAAATTCTATTGTTCCCTTTAGTGATTATAGGATTGACATTAAAAGCTTACGATAAAGCTTACGAATATATTCAATATAAATTTAGAATACGTAAAAAATGGAAACATTCAGATAAAGCCGAAGATTGGTGGATATAAAATGGAAAAAAAATGGGAAGAAAAAATGGAAAAGCAGATGAAAAAAGCATTAAAAAAAATGCCGTGGGAAATAAAGAAAATACATATATTACTGACATTTTGGAAATGGTGGAAAGGAAGATAGTATGATTTCAGAAAAACTAAAGAAAAAGGTAAAGACTATCAATGAAGAATTCAAGAAGTTAGGATTTGACTTAGAAACAGATTTAGAGGAACTTTGTGAGGAGAGAGAAGATATTGCAGAAAGGTTAGAGAATACAAAATTCAAGAAGATGACTTTTTCAAAAGATGAAGAAGAAAATTGTTACATTTTAACTTTAGAGGATTGTCAAATTGGATTTTTTGTTATTTTGGGGGAGGATGAAGAAGGACCTTGGTATGAAGCAGAGGCAGAAATCATTTTTTTCTAAAAGATTATTATTCATTTTATAAATAGTAATAAAAATTGATTAAAAAGATAAAAAAACAATAAAACTTCGATAAAACGAGATTTTAAAAAGAGATAGAAGAGGAAATAATATATAAAAGAAATGTATTTTTTCCTCTTTTTTTCTTTTCAAAAAATAAAAATTGACATAAAAAAGAAAACAAACTATACTATTATTGAAAGAAAAGTGTAAAACTAAATTAAAAAAATTGAATATAATTTTTAGAAATAGAGGTGCATATATGAGGATAGCATAAGAGTGCTAAGGAAAAAGCTTCCAAAATCTTATGTGAAGGGCATAATTGCCGAAAGAAGTTATTAGGCTTGTATCATAACTTCTTGGGGAATGTATGGAAAATACATTCACTGTCATATTCTTTATGAGTATGGAGAGCTATTGAATAATAGTTTTTTATTCTTTGTAAGGATTGGACTGGGCAATCTTAAGTATCTCTTGTTTTTATTTTTTTGTAAAAATAAAATAATAATTATTATTTAAAAATATTTAATAGATGTAGAGGAGGAAAACGATATGAAATCAGTTATTCGATTAAGAATGAGTTCACACGATGCACACTATGGAGGAAATTTAGTAGATGGAGCAAGAATGCTTCAATTATTTGGAGATGTAGCAACAGAACTTTTAATTCAAATGGATGGAGATGAAGGATTATTCAAAGCTTATGATAATATCGAATTTATGGCACCTGTATTTGCAGGAGATTTTATTGAAGCAGTAGGAGAAATTGTAAGTGCCGGAAATTCATCAAGAAAAATGGTGTTTGAAGCAAGAAAAGTAATTGTTCCAAGACCGGATATTTCTGATTCTGCAGCAGATGTATTGGAAGAACCAATTGTAGTTTGTAGAGCAAGTGGTACTTGTGTAACACCAAAAGATAAGCAAAGAAAAAAATAAAAAATAAACTGAGGAGGGTGACATGGAAAAACTAATAATTACTGCTGCTATTTGTGGTGCAGAAGTAACAAAAGAAAATAATCCAGCAGTTCCTTATACTGTGGAAGAAATTGTTCGAGAAGCAGAATCTGCTTACAAAGCAGGAGCTAGTATCATTCACTTACATGTAAGATATGATGATGGAACTCCAACTCAAGATAAAGCAAGATTTAAAGAATGTATGGATGCAATTCGAGAAAAATGTCCTGATGTAATAATTCAACCATCAACAGGTGGGGCAGTTGGAATGACAGATTTAGAAAGATTGCAACCAACAGAATTAGGACCAGAAATGGCGACGTTAGATTGTGGGACATGTAATTTCGGGGGGGATGAAGTCTTTACAAATACGGATAATACCATTAAAAACTTTGGAAAAATTATGATAGAAAGAGGAGTAAAACCTGAAATTGAAGTGTTTGACAAAGGAATGGTAGACTATGCAATACGATATGCAAAACAAGGATACATTAAATATCCAATGCATTTTGACTTTGTGTTAGGAGTACAAATGGCAGCGACTGCAAGAGACTTAGTGTTTATTAGTGAAAGTATTCCGGAAGGGTCTACTTGGACAG encodes:
- a CDS encoding ribbon-helix-helix protein, CopG family, which gives rise to MEGKKSKMGRPTDSKKNLMLRIRLDEETYKKLEKLSKIENVSMSEFVRNFIKVQYKKKFK
- a CDS encoding HU family DNA-binding protein, with the translated sequence MTKKEFAKVLFDNGVYSSKAEAERNIETIFSLMEECIINDGSFSITNWGKLEVVERAPRLGRNPKTGEEVKIPSRKSIKFRPGKAFLEKLN
- the kal gene encoding 3-aminobutyryl-CoA ammonia lyase — encoded protein: MKSVIRLRMSSHDAHYGGNLVDGARMLQLFGDVATELLIQMDGDEGLFKAYDNIEFMAPVFAGDFIEAVGEIVSAGNSSRKMVFEARKVIVPRPDISDSAADVLEEPIVVCRASGTCVTPKDKQRKK
- a CDS encoding sodium-dependent transporter → MQENTIMEKRDGFHSKWGFILACIGSAVGMGNIWRFPILVSEWGGMTFLIPYFIFVILIGSTGVIAEFALGRAAGAGPVGAFGMCTEMKGNRKIGEAIGIIPVLGSLALAIGYSCVMGWIFKYTWLSIDGTMFAMQGNMEVIGSTFGQTASAGGANYWIVIALIVSFGIMSMGIAGGIEKANKIMMPILFILFVFLGIYIAFQEGASDGYKYIFTVNPKALCNPVLWIFAFGQAFFSLSVAGNGSVIYGSYLSKTEEIPGSAKNVAFFDTLAALLAAFVIIPAMAIGGAELSSGGPGLIFIYLVNVMNNMAGGRIIQVVFYICILFAGVSSIINLYEAPVAFLQEKFKTSRVMATAIIHIVGLIVAISIQAIVSTWMDIVSIYICPLGALLAGIMFFWIAGKDFVEDAVNTGSDKKIGSWFFPAGKYLYCFLALIALIAGAIFGGIG
- a CDS encoding SDR family NAD(P)-dependent oxidoreductase, which encodes MNCENRLFGKIAFITGATSGIGKSTAIAFAKEGVNLILTARRENLLLELKTFLEKEYHIQVFTLRLDVRNAEDVKRSIEMLPLSWRNIEILVNNAGLALGLDKEYLNSSDDIDTVIDTNVKGMLYVTNAIIPLMLSHKKASIIVNLGSVAGDSAYAGGAVYCASKAAIKILSDGLRIDLVDTPIKITNIKPGIVETNFSNVRFKGDEERARKVYTGIQSLTPEDIADTIVYICNLPDNVQIPEITMTPMHQADGRCIHKV
- the kce gene encoding 3-keto-5-aminohexanoate cleavage protein — its product is MEKLIITAAICGAEVTKENNPAVPYTVEEIVREAESAYKAGASIIHLHVRYDDGTPTQDKARFKECMDAIREKCPDVIIQPSTGGAVGMTDLERLQPTELGPEMATLDCGTCNFGGDEVFTNTDNTIKNFGKIMIERGVKPEIEVFDKGMVDYAIRYAKQGYIKYPMHFDFVLGVQMAATARDLVFISESIPEGSTWTVAGVGRNQFPMAALAIVMGGHVRVGFEDNVFIDKGVLAKSNGELVERVVRMAKELGREIATPAEARRILGLTK